The stretch of DNA GGCGTGCGCGAGGCCGCCGACCCGTTGGCCCGTTTTCATGCCATGTGCGCCCTGGCCCTGGCCGAGAAGCCGCAGGAGGCGCTGGACATACACCTGCCCAGCACCGAACTGCCGGAGCATCTGCGCTGGCGGTTGCGCTCCTGGCAGGCCGACAGTCAGGAGCAACTGGGCCACACCACCGATGCCATTCACCTGTACGGCGAGGCCGCGCACCTGACGAGCGGTCTGAACCGCGCAATTATGTTGCAGGAGCAGGCCGCGCTGATGCTGACGGTGGGCCAGACGGCAGAAGCCACCATCGCCCTAGATCAGGCCCGCGCCCTGTACACCGGGCAGGAACCCGACGAGGGGCTGAATCTGGCGACGTGGTACTACCTGCGGGCGCAGGCCATGCTGAACCAGGAGCAGCCCGACGCCGCGCACGAGGCCATTCAGGAAGCCGCCCGGCTGGAGCGCGAACACGGCGACCCCAGCTACGGCGTGGCGCTGGTGCGCGGCCAGATTCTGACCCATCTGGGCTTGCAGGAACAGGCCATCGCTGCTTTCGAGGAAGCCCTGAAACTGGCGACAGAAGCCGACAGGCCGTATGCCAACCACGAACTCGGCGTGGCCCTGCTGGATCTAGACCGACCGGTAGACGCCCGCGAGCGCCTGGAAGCCGTGCTGCAAGACCCGGAATACCCTTACCTACCCGAAGTGCTGGCAGATATGGCCGAATGCGATTACCGCCTGGGCCGCCTGCAAGAAGCGCAGCAGACCGCAGAACAGGCCTTGGCGCAGGGCGCAGTGGTTCCGGCCAGTCTGGTGCTGGGCAGCGTGGCGCTGGATTATTACCACCTCGACGACGCCTTGGAACACTACGAGCGTGTGGTGCGGGAGGCCGCCCCTGATAGCCGCGATTGGGTCACGGGGCACCAGATGGCCGCCGACGTAATGGCCCAGCAGGGCTTCCTGAATCCGGCGGCAGCCTATGCCCACGCCCAGCAGGCCCTGGCGCACACGCCCGAAAGCGACGACTGGCACGTCACCCTGCGCGACCACCTGCGAAAAGCCGAGGCCCTCATGGGCAGTGGCGGACGCACCCTGAACTGAACAGAGTGGGCCGCCGCCTGTGTGACATCAGAATTAGTGGCAAGCGGTTTAGTTCAAAAATATTTATTCCTTTGAGTGAAGAATGTAAGGTGGAAGTCAGGGAACATAGTGTGAACTGCACCTATGCGTCTTCCCCTCACGGTTGCCCGCCACCCCGGTTGCTCTGAAAGCCGACCTCGCCGGAAGCCCGCCGAGCGGTTTGCACCGCTGCTGGCCGCTGCCTTGTTGCTGGCGTCCTGCGGGGGGCCGACTGCGCCCGCTGTGCCGGGTGGACAGGGCGGAAGTACCCACACCGCGCCCGCCGTAGCCAGCCTCAAAGTGAGTGCAGATCAAGCGTTGGCACTGATTGGCAGCGCAGATGCACAGACTTTGCTGCGGGTGTCTTCGGCAGGAACAGTGACGGTCACGGTAGACCGCGCCCCCGCCGGACTGACCGTGACGGCGGAATCTGCCCGGCCAGACGGCGCAGACACACTGATCCCGCTGCGAGTACAGGGACGGCCTAGCACCACAGGAACCCAAAGCATCACCGTTACCGTGACCTCTGCGGGCAAAAGCGCCACGCTGACGCTGCCCGTGCTGACCTTCGCGGTACATCCGATTGTGGTGGGTGCGGGCAGTCCATACGAGGCCAGCGGCATGAAATTCGAGGCGGGCGGAACCGTGTTGCTGCGTGCTCCAGTCAGCGCAAACGAGGAGAGCCGTCATCATCTGCTGCGCTTCGATCCGGACCAGAACAGCTTTACTTTGCTGGGCTTTGGCCTGGGCGGTTTTGAAACGATTACCAGCCATGCCGTTGCCCCGGATGGACGCGTGTGGGTCACGGTTCGGAGTGCACTGAGTGACGGCAGCGTGCTGATTTCGCGGGACAGTGCGGGCCAGATCAAACGGCATGCTGTGGGGGCCACCGCCGACACCATCAACGGTGCCACGCCCACCGCAGACCGGGTGTGGTTTACCCAGTACACCCGTGACCGCGTGGCCGCCCTGAATCCGGCCAGCGGCGAGGTCACGTCCTATGCCGTAGAAGAGAACGCCGAAGACTTGACTTTGGGCGCGAATGGGCACCTGTACTACACCCGCTTTTATGCCGACCCCGCCATCATCGGGCTTGATCCGGCCACCGGCAAGACCACCGCGTACAGGGTGGGCATTCCCGGCAAAAGCCTGCCCGACGCCCTGACCGCCGCCCCCGACGGCACGCTGTGGTTTATAGAAGTCCGCACGGGCACGGTGTGGAACCTGAACCCAGCTACAGGCCAGCAAAGTCAGTTGGCCCTGCCCGCTGGCGCACGCCCAACTGAACTGGCGGTGGCCCCAGACGGCACGCTATGGGTGGGCGACTCCACACAGGCCCGCCTCTACCGCGCCCAGAGCGGCGGCACCAGCACACTGACCGTACCCGTGCTGACCCAGAACGGCAAAGCGGCTGGCCCACACGCCCTAGCAGCAGGCCCGGACAGACGCGTGTGGTATGAGGCGGCGGGGCAATTGGTGAGGCTGGATTAGGCGGGACAAAGAGTGCAGAAGTACTCATCACATTCCAGACAACAAAAAGCGCCCCCAGTCCAAATTGGATGGGGGCACTTGCTCTGAGGCCGGGTTTACAGGGCGAGAATGGCGCTGTAGTTGCCGCTGAGGCCGTTGGGGAAGAAGCTGAAGGTTTCGTTCTTGGCGTCAGCGTTGAGCTGCACGATGTTCGCCACCTGACGGGGCGTGCGGCTATAAGCGATACCGTTCACATCGGTCGGCACGATGTTAGCCGCCGTGGTGGACACGAAGTCGGGGTTGCCCACGCCGCCCACGATGCCCTGATCGCGGTCGTCGGCGCCGTCCACACTGTCGCGGAGGTTGCTGATCGCCTGCACGATCTGGGCGACGGTCAGGCCAGCGGTGAGCGTGGCGTCGCTGACCGCCCTCTGCTGGTACAAAAGGGTGCGGATCGTGCCGGCGTGGTAGGCCTCGACGGCCAGGATGCCAGCGGCATTCTCCAGGTTGCCGGCAGGCTTGTCGTCAACCAGCAGACGGGCAGCGCCCTTGTAGGCGGTCACGCCCACGTCCTCGAAGACGAACGCCCCGTGCAGGAAGTACAGCGGGTTAGCGTAGGGGTTGAATCCCTTGAGCTTGCCGCCACTGGCCAGATCGGCGGCAGTGCTGAACGAGGTGGAGAGGTTGAGCTGGGGCTGCGAGACAGCAGCAGCGCCCAGGACAGCGCGGATAACCTTGACGTGCGCCAGTTCGTCCTGGGCAATTTCCTGGACGATAGCAAGGGTGTCGCCCGTCAGCCCAGGCATGACCGTGTTGCCGGTCATTCCGGCGGGCAGGGTGACCTTGCTTGCGTCGCCGCCTGCCGTAGTCAGCTCACTCAAGCGGCCCACGGCAGCGAGGTAGAACGCCGCTTCCAGGTACTCAAGGTTCAGCGCGAAGTTGAAGATGGTGGCGTCGAGGTTGGCCTTGACGGGGGGGGCGGCGATCACGGGGGCGCATCCGGCGATCAGTGCGCCTGCTCCCATCAGGCCAGCGGCTCCGAGGAATTGACGGCGGCTGTTGGCGGGCTTAGTGGTGTCGTTGCTCATGGTGAATCCTCCGGGCACAGAAAAATGAATGGGGGCAAGGGCGGGGCAGCAGGCGCAGGCAGCCAAAGGACGGGGCAACCCGCAAACAGCAGCGGTCTCGATCTGGTGAAGCGTCCCTTTGACTTGCTTGTATGCCGATGCACGGAGATTGGATCACTGGCCCAGAGTGTATTAACAGGGCATGAAGTTGTAGATAAATTCACTCCTTGGAAGTTCGACGAAGACTTTCTGTGTTGGATGACTTAGAGACGAAGCGCAATCGCTTGAGGTTGGCCTTTGGGGGAATGAAAAAGGGAAGCAAGGCTAGTGCCCCGCTTCCCCTCTGATCCGAATTGTCTTGATTAGGTTGTTGCCTGTTGAACCTTACTTGACGAGGCCCAGTTTCCGTACTTCGTCGCGTTCCTCAGTCAGTTCCTGCGCGGTAGCGTCCATTTTGCCCCGGCTGAACTCGCTGACTTCCAGGCCCTGCACGATTTCGTACTGGCCGTTCTTGCAGGTCACGGGGAAGCCGTAGATCAGGCCTTCGGGAATGCCGTAGCTGCCGTCGCTGGGAATGCCCATGCTGACCCACTGGCCTTCCGCCGTGCCCAGCGCCCAATCGCGCATATGGTCGATGGCGGCGCTGGCCGCACTGGCCGCGCTGCTCAGGCCGCGTGCTTCGATGATGGCCGCGCCGCGCTTGGCAACGGTAGAAATGTAGCTGTTCTCATACCAGTCGCGCTCTACCAGATCGAGGGCGGGCTGGCCGTCCACGGTGGCCGCGCTCAGGTCGGGATACTGGGTGCTGGAGTGATTGCCCCAGATGGTCAGGTTCTGGATGCTGCTCACGGGCTTGCCGGTCTGCTGGGCCAATTGCGAGATGGCGCGGTTGTGATCGAGGCGCACCATCGCCGTGAACTGTCCGGGGTTCAGGTCGGGGGCATTTTGCTGGGCGATCAGGGCGTTGGTGTTGGCGGGGTTGCCCACCACCAGCACCTTCACATCCCGGCTGGCGACGGCGTTCAGCGCCTCGCCTTGAGGTTTGAAGATGCCGCCGTTGGCGCTCAGCAGGTCGCCGCGTTCCATGCCAGCTTTGCGGGGCATCGCGCCCACCAGCAGGGCGTAGTCGATGTCTTTGAAGGCCACCATCGGATCGTCGCTGGTCACGATATCGGCCAGCAGCGGGAAGGCGCAGTCGCGGAGTTCCATCACGACGCCGTTGAGGGCTTTCAGGGCGGGTGTGATTTCCAGCAGGTGCAGAATAACGGGCTGGTCTTTGCCCAGCATGTCGCCGGAAGCGATGCGGAACAGCAGGCTGTAGCCGATCTGTCCGGCTGCGCCAGTCACGGCAACGCGAATGGGTGGTTTGGTAGTCATGGGTAAATCCTCCTGAAAGATTGAAGTCTGACCAACAATAACGCGGCGGGTGTCGGTTGTGGGCCAGAGGGTGTGGGTTGTCAGAAAAACTCAAGGTCAAGCTGCTCTCCCACATCCCGCGTCGCGCCGCCCGCTAGGGCAAGGGCCAGCGCACCGTGCCCTGCGTATCCGTGCGCCACACCTTTGCCCCACCGCCTCAATTCGGGCCAGCACCGCCGGATGAGGATGGCCGTAGGTGTTACGCCCCACGCTGATCAGCACGTCTTTGGGGCGGGTTTGGGCCAGTACCGCCTCTCCGCTGGAAAAGCGGCTGCCGTGGTGCGCGGCCTTCAGCAAGTCCAGTTTGCCCGCTCCGATCAGGGCTTCGGCGGGGTCAGCCAGGTCACCCAAAAGAGCGGTGCGCCAACCCTGAGACTCCAGCGTGACCGCCACAGAATTGTCGTTGTCCTCGGTACTCCAGACCTTACCCACCGGCCACAGCACGTTCAGGGTCAGACCCGACACTTTCAGTTGGTCGCCGCGCCGGACTTCGCGTACCGGCACGCGGCGTTCGCGGGCAGTCAGCAGCACCGTCGTCAGCATGGGGTCATCGGTTTTGAGGTGGCCCACCCACAGTTCCCCCACAGGCAGGCCGCGCAGCACGCCGGAAATGCCCTCGATGTGGTCGGTGTCGGCGTGAGTGGCGATGACCAGATCCAGCTTCCGCACGCCCAGCGCACGCAACGCCGGGACCACCGTGCGCTCTCCCACGTCGTAGTCGGAATTGACGCTGCCGCCTGAATCCACCAACGCCGTGAATCCAGGCAGACGAATCAGGGTGGAATCCCCTTGGCAGACCCAAAAACACGAGTTCGCGGGGTGGATTCAGGCGCGGCGGCAACGCGGTGAGCACCATGCAGGCCAGCACCGTGCCCAGTGCGGTAGGCGCACGGATTCGGCCCCTCAGCCACAGCGCGCCCGCCCCTGCCGCCAGTGCGTAAGCCACGTATCTGGCGGCGCTGACCGTGCCCCAACTCAGCACCGGGGCGCGGCCAAAGGTTTCAGCAATCAGGAGCAGCATGTTGGCAAAAATAGACACCAGCCAGTTGACAAGAAACGCGGCTGGGCCGAGCAATCCCGCCAGAAAACCCAGCGGCACCAGCACCACCATGACCGCCACTGCCAGCAGGTTGGCAGGCAGGCCCACCAGCGGAATTTGCCCAAAGGTACTGGCAATGATGGGGAGCGTACCCAGTTCGGCCAGCACGGTAGCGACAAGTGCCAGCCGTACCCATCTGGGCCATTTGGGAGGCAACAATTCAGCCACTTTGCCCGACAGCAGCAGGGCCAGCACCGCCAGGAACGACAACTGAAAGCCCACATCCAGCAGCCACATGGGAAAAGGCAGCAGGCAGGCCAGCGCCGCGAATGCCGTGATGCCCAGCCCGTCGGGTTTGCCGCGCCCCACCGCAGCCCGATCATGACCGCGAAGCCCATGATGACGGCCCGCGTGATGCTAGGCGAAAACCCCACCAACTGCACCAGATACGGCACCAGCAACAGCGCGGGGCAAGGTAGCGCCACAGGTTCGGCACACCCGCCCGCGTGAGGAGCCAGATCAACACGCCCGTAATCAGGGCGACATTCTGGCCCGATAAAGCCATCAGGTGCGCCAGCCCAGCGCGGTTAAAGGCGTCTCGGACACCGTAGCCTTCCGCAAACTTCTCCTGCCCGATGTCGTTGCGGTCTCCGAGTTCTATGGCCTGCATCAGCGCCGCTTCGCGTTGGCCGAGGCCCGTGATCAGGCCGCGCCGGAACCACCCGCGCAGACCGTTTTCGGGGGTGCTGGAGCGCACGCGGGCCGCCACCAGAATGGCCGTCGGCGTGGGCAAAAACAGCCCGCCCTGCGAGCGCAGCCACGCCGCCTGATCGAATCCGCCGGGAATGCGCCGCCCATCGGGACGCACCAGTCGCCCGCTGAGCGTGACGCGGCCTGTGGGAATGCCGGGTTTGGGGGCCACCGCCAGCCGCGCACGGGGGTCGTGCAGGGTCAGGAATTGGCCGTCCCAGTCGTCGGTCAGCGTGACATGTGCGCCGATCCAGGGGGTCATGGGGTCGGGTTGGGCCGCCTGCAAGCGCACCGAGCCGAAGCCTGCCACGCCGCCCAGCAACGCTCCCGCCAGCAACAGTGGGCGAGCATCTGACCATGCCAAGAGCAACCCAGCCAACACCGCCCCAGCCGATGCCCAGCCCCAGCAGAATGCCGCCCATCACACCCAGCACGGCAGGAACCGTCCACGCCAAGCGCCCACCGTTGGGGGCAGTGGGAAATTTGGGCACAGCACGGGGTTGAGGACGCCGGGGAGCAAAAACTCCTTTCTCGGCATGGCGTCCGGTCACCACCTCGTGCGGTTGAAGGGGAACAGCCATCAGCGCTCAGCTACCAGAGAGCCCGTCAACCCAGCACCCGTCAAAACGAGACCAGCGGCGTGAGGGCTTTCAAGGTGCTTTCGCCTACGCCTTTTATGGCGTCCAGATCAGCAATAGAGCGCAGTGGGCGGGCCGCAATGATCAGGGCGGCCATGCTCGGCCCCACTTTGGGCAGGGCTTCCAGTTGCTCGGAGGAGGCGGTGTTCAGATTCAGGCGGCCCGAAATCAGGGGCTGCACGCTGGCGGTGCGGGGATAAACCGGTGGCTCGGCACTCGGCGCGGCAGCAACCAGAGGCAGAACCTGGCGCGTGATGGTGGGCACTCGCGGCGATGGAAACAGCGCTGGCCCCAGCGTCAGCCCGCCGAGGAGCAGCACACCCGCTGCCAACGCCAGGGCCCATTTCCGTTCCGAATCTGCCGCTTGCCACAGGGTGCCTATCCAGCTATTCACAGGAGCAATCTACCGTAAGCAACCGGGTGGTCACACCGCTTGCCCCGGCGGGCCGCTACACTCCGGCCATGCGTTTTCCCGCCGTGTGCCCCCATTGCCAGCGTGAAGTGCAGGTGGAATTTACCGACAGCGCCGTGCATGACGTGACCTGCCCGCACTGCGCCAACCGCTTTTGCGTGTTCGTTCGCAAGCAGAAGTTTGAAGTGCTGTTTGATCTGGGCACCCGCGCCCTGATGGACGGCTACGCCCGTGAAGCGGTGGCCAGCTTTGCCGCCGCACTG from Deinococcus sp. QL22 encodes:
- a CDS encoding ferritin-like domain-containing protein — translated: MSNDTTKPANSRRQFLGAAGLMGAGALIAGCAPVIAAPPVKANLDATIFNFALNLEYLEAAFYLAAVGRLSELTTAGGDASKVTLPAGMTGNTVMPGLTGDTLAIVQEIAQDELAHVKVIRAVLGAAAVSQPQLNLSTSFSTAADLASGGKLKGFNPYANPLYFLHGAFVFEDVGVTAYKGAARLLVDDKPAGNLENAAGILAVEAYHAGTIRTLLYQQRAVSDATLTAGLTVAQIVQAISNLRDSVDGADDRDQGIVGGVGNPDFVSTTAANIVPTDVNGIAYSRTPRQVANIVQLNADAKNETFSFFPNGLSGNYSAILAL
- a CDS encoding ComEC/Rec2 family competence protein, translating into MDSGGSVNSDYDVGERTVVPALRALGVRKLDLVIATHADTDHIEGISGVLRGLPVGELWVGHLKTDDPMLTTVLLTARERRVPVREVRRGDQLKVSGLTLNVLWPVGKVWSTEDNDNSVAVTLESQGWRTALLGDLADPAEALIGAGKLDLLKAAHHGSRFSSGEAVLAQTRPKDVLISVGRNTYGHPHPAVLARIEAVGQRCGARIRRARCAGPCPSGRRDAGCGRAA
- a CDS encoding ComEC/Rec2 family competence protein, encoding MLAGLLLAWSDARPLLLAGALLGGVAGFGSVRLQAAQPDPMTPWIGAHVTLTDDWDGQFLTLHDPRARLAVAPKPGIPTGRVTLSGRLVRPDGRRIPGGFDQAAWLRSQGGLFLPTPTAILVAARVRSSTPENGLRGWFRRGLITGLGQREAALMQAIELGDRNDIGQEKFAEGYGVRDAFNRAGLAHLMALSGQNVALITGVLIWLLTRAGVPNLWRYLAPRCCWCRIWCSWWGFRLASRGPSSWASRS
- a CDS encoding malate dehydrogenase, with translation MTTKPPIRVAVTGAAGQIGYSLLFRIASGDMLGKDQPVILHLLEITPALKALNGVVMELRDCAFPLLADIVTSDDPMVAFKDIDYALLVGAMPRKAGMERGDLLSANGGIFKPQGEALNAVASRDVKVLVVGNPANTNALIAQQNAPDLNPGQFTAMVRLDHNRAISQLAQQTGKPVSSIQNLTIWGNHSSTQYPDLSAATVDGQPALDLVERDWYENSYISTVAKRGAAIIEARGLSSAASAASAAIDHMRDWALGTAEGQWVSMGIPSDGSYGIPEGLIYGFPVTCKNGQYEIVQGLEVSEFSRGKMDATAQELTEERDEVRKLGLVK
- a CDS encoding helix-hairpin-helix domain-containing protein, with the protein product MNSWIGTLWQAADSERKWALALAAGVLLLGGLTLGPALFPSPRVPTITRQVLPLVAAAPSAEPPVYPRTASVQPLISGRLNLNTASSEQLEALPKVGPSMAALIIAARPLRSIADLDAIKGVGESTLKALTPLVSF